The following proteins are encoded in a genomic region of Terriglobales bacterium:
- a CDS encoding ABC transporter permease, whose translation MLRDLLQEAYGAMRYNRRRTALTLLGMAWGIATVILLLSYGAGFGVAIDNIFANFGAKVIAVFPGRTSMQAGGAKAGVQIRFPLDDVDRLSNSVPLIKHISPDVDRQMTVVADNRSFDFPVSGNYPNIQNIRVLKPEVGRFFDEEDELQHARVAVIGSEAKSKLFSGRYAVGEYIRINGLSFQVIGVLAPKMQEGNDDINRIVYIPFTAIGDLVNTQYIDGMWMDYEGMDYERVEDMVRGTLAEAHQFRPDDHRAIFLFNSMRQVSQFRIITAGLQILLAFIGALTLGIGGVGLMNIMLVSVQQRTREIGVLKALGARKRHILLQFLSEALAISFAGGAIGVVFSFIIAKSVGSLTLYSALAKNAEAGDIHLIIDPGNLLVATGILIFVGIISGMVPAIRASRLDPIEALRYE comes from the coding sequence ATGCTGCGTGACCTCCTCCAGGAAGCCTACGGCGCCATGCGCTACAACCGGCGGCGCACCGCCCTGACCCTGCTGGGCATGGCCTGGGGCATCGCCACCGTCATCCTGCTGCTCTCCTACGGGGCCGGCTTCGGCGTGGCCATCGACAACATCTTCGCCAACTTCGGCGCCAAGGTGATCGCCGTCTTCCCCGGCCGCACCTCCATGCAGGCGGGGGGCGCCAAGGCCGGCGTCCAGATCCGCTTCCCGCTCGACGACGTGGACCGCCTTTCCAACTCCGTCCCCCTCATCAAGCACATCTCCCCCGACGTGGACCGCCAGATGACGGTGGTGGCCGACAACCGCTCCTTCGACTTTCCGGTGTCGGGCAACTACCCCAACATCCAGAACATCCGCGTGCTCAAGCCGGAGGTGGGCCGCTTCTTCGATGAGGAAGACGAGCTGCAGCACGCGCGCGTGGCCGTGATCGGCTCGGAGGCCAAGAGCAAGCTGTTCAGCGGCCGCTACGCGGTGGGCGAGTACATCCGCATCAACGGCCTCAGCTTCCAGGTGATCGGCGTGCTCGCTCCCAAGATGCAGGAGGGCAACGACGATATCAATCGCATCGTCTACATCCCCTTCACTGCCATCGGCGACCTGGTCAACACCCAGTACATCGACGGCATGTGGATGGACTACGAAGGCATGGACTACGAGCGGGTGGAGGACATGGTGCGCGGCACCCTGGCCGAGGCCCACCAGTTCCGCCCCGACGACCACCGCGCCATCTTCCTCTTCAACTCCATGCGCCAGGTCTCGCAGTTCCGCATCATCACCGCCGGGCTGCAGATCCTGCTGGCCTTCATCGGCGCCCTCACCCTGGGCATCGGTGGAGTGGGGCTGATGAACATCATGCTGGTTTCGGTGCAGCAGCGCACCCGCGAGATCGGGGTGCTCAAGGCGCTGGGCGCGCGCAAGCGCCACATCCTGCTCCAGTTCCTCTCCGAAGCCCTGGCCATCAGCTTTGCCGGCGGCGCCATCGGCGTGGTCTTCTCCTTCATCATCGCCAAGTCGGTGGGCTCGCTTACCCTCTACAGCGCCCTGGCCAAGAACGCCGAGGCCGGCGATATCCACCTGATCATCGATCCCGGCAACCTCCTGGTGGCCACCGGGATCCTGATCTTCGTGGGCATCATCAGCGGCATGGTGCCGGCCATCCGCGCCTCCCGCCTCGATCCCATCGAGGCCCTGCGCTACGAGTAA